A genomic window from Parasteatoda tepidariorum isolate YZ-2023 chromosome 10, CAS_Ptep_4.0, whole genome shotgun sequence includes:
- the LOC107454281 gene encoding spidroin-2 isoform X6, whose amino-acid sequence MFWFSRLSLAFLLAVCLHSKFAVGNHNTPWTSNERADAFVKSFMTYAGSCGAFSQDQMEDMSSIGETMMGAMGGMKGNITPHKMQALNTAFASAVAEIAVSDASGQNVRATTDAIASALDAAFYETTGSRNPAFVNEIRTMISMFAQASGNDSATSTAAAAAAGGSGGPGGYGPGGYGPGGYGPGGSGDAASAAAAAAGGSGGSGGYGPGGYGPGGSGAAAAAAAAAAGGSGGPGGYGPGGYGPGGYGPGGSGDAAAAAAAAGGSGGSGGNGSGGYGPGGYGPGGSGDAAAAAAAAGGSGGPGGYGPGGYGPGGYGPGGSGDAAAAAAAAAGGSGGSGGYGPGGYGPGESGAAAASAAASAISSPASTSRISFVASKLVSGGTANASNLSNTIGTVMSQVRAGNPGASECEVTIQALVELIAALIHILGSASIGNVNYGSAAQSAAVVSESFQSAFH is encoded by the exons ATGTTTTGGTTCAGTCGACTTTCTTTAGCTTTTTTGCTAGCTGTATGCCTTCACAGCAAGTTTGCTGTAGGGAATCACAATACACCATGGACTAGCAATGAAAGAGCTGATGcgtttgttaaaagttttatgacttATGCTGGAAGTTGTGGAGCGTTTTCGCAAGACCAAATGGAGGATATGAGTTCTATAGGAGAAACAATGATGGGAGCAATGGGCGGAATGAAAGGAAATATAACTCCCCACAAAATGCAAGCTTTAAACACAGCCTTCGCATCTGCTGTAGCAGAAATTGCCGTATCGGATGCAAGCGGTCAGAATGTTCGAGCGACTACTGATGCCATAGCAAGTGCTTTAGATGCGGCATTTTACGAAACAACAGGAAGCAGAAATCCTGCTTTTGTTAATGAAATCCGTACTATGATCAGTATGTTTGCCCAAGCATCAGGAAATGATAGTGCCACTAGTACAGCAGCCGCTGCAGCAGCAGGTGGATCAGGTGGACCAGGTGGATACGGACCAGGTGGATATGGTCCAGGTGGTTATGGACCCGGCGGATCAGGTGACGCAGCCTCAGCAGCAGCCGCTGCAGCAGGTGGATCAGGAGGCTCAGGAGGATATGGACCAGGCGGTTATGGACCAGGAGGATCAGGTGCCGCAGCAGCAGCAGCCGCTGCAGCAGCAGGTGGATCGGGTGGACCAGGGGGATACGGACCAGGAGGATATGGTCCAGGTGGTTATGGACCCGGCGGATCAGGAGACGCAGCCGCAGCTGCTGCAGCAGCAGGTGGATCAGGAGGTTCAGGAGGAAATGGATCAGGTGGTTATGGACCAGGTGGATATGGACCAGGAGGATCAGGCGACGCAGCAGCAGCCGCTGCCGCAGCAGGTGGATCTG GTGGACCAGGTGGATACGGACCAGGTGGATATGGTCCAGGTGGTTATGGACCCGGCGGATCAGGTGACGCAGCCGCAGCAGCAGCCGCTGCAGCAGGTGGATCAGGAGGTTCAGGTGGATATGGACCCGGTGGTTATGGACCAGGTGAATCAGGTGCCGCAGCAGCATCCGCTGCAGCATCGGCGATTTCGTCTCCAGCATCAACTTCTCGAATTTCTTTTGTTGCGTCAAAATTAGTGTCTGGAGGTACAGCTAATGCTTCAAATCTTTCAAATACAATTGGAACTGTAATGTCTCAAGTAAGAGCTGGTAATCCCGGAGCTTCTGAATGTGAAGTTACTATACAAGCACTCGTTGAATTGATCGCAGCTTTGATTCATATTCTTGGTTCAGCTAGCATTGGAAATGTCAACTATGGTTCTGCAGCACAATCTGCTGCAGTAGTTAGTGAATCATTCCAATCTGCATTTcactga
- the LOC107454281 gene encoding spidroin-2 isoform X4: protein MFWFSRLSLAFLLAVCLHSKFAVGNHNTPWTSNERADAFVKSFMTYAGSCGAFSQDQMEDMSSIGETMMGAMGGMKGNITPHKMQALNTAFASAVAEIAVSDASGQNVRATTDAIASALDAAFYETTGSRNPAFVNEIRTMISMFAQASGNDSATSTAAAAAAGGSGGPGGYGPGGYGPGGYGPGGSGDAASAAAAAAGGSGGSGGYGPGGYGPGGSGDAAAAAAAAGGSGGSGGNGSGGYGPGGYGPGGSGDAAAAAAAAGGSGGLGGYGPGGYGPGGSGDAAAAVAAAAGGSGGSRGYGPGGYGPGGSGAAAAAAAAAGGSGGPGGYGPGGYGPGGYGPGGSGDAAAAAAAAAGGSGGSGGYGPGGYGPGESGAAAASAAASAISSPASTSRISFVASKLVSGGTANASNLSNTIGTVMSQVRAGNPGASECEVTIQALVELIAALIHILGSASIGNVNYGSAAQSAAVVSESFQSAFH from the exons ATGTTTTGGTTCAGTCGACTTTCTTTAGCTTTTTTGCTAGCTGTATGCCTTCACAGCAAGTTTGCTGTAGGGAATCACAATACACCATGGACTAGCAATGAAAGAGCTGATGcgtttgttaaaagttttatgacttATGCTGGAAGTTGTGGAGCGTTTTCGCAAGACCAAATGGAGGATATGAGTTCTATAGGAGAAACAATGATGGGAGCAATGGGCGGAATGAAAGGAAATATAACTCCCCACAAAATGCAAGCTTTAAACACAGCCTTCGCATCTGCTGTAGCAGAAATTGCCGTATCGGATGCAAGCGGTCAGAATGTTCGAGCGACTACTGATGCCATAGCAAGTGCTTTAGATGCGGCATTTTACGAAACAACAGGAAGCAGAAATCCTGCTTTTGTTAATGAAATCCGTACTATGATCAGTATGTTTGCCCAAGCATCAGGAAATGATAGTGCCACTAGTACAGCAGCCGCTGCAGCAGCAGGTGGATCAGGTGGACCAGGTGGATACGGACCAGGTGGATATGGTCCAGGTGGTTATGGACCCGGCGGATCAGGTGACGCAGCCTCAGCAGCAGCCGCTGCAGCAGGTGGATCAGGAGGCTCAGGAGGATATGGACCAGGCGGTTATGGACCAGGAGGATCAG GAGACGCAGCCGCAGCTGCTGCAGCAGCAGGTGGATCAGGAGGTTCAGGAGGAAATGGATCAGGTGGTTATGGACCAGGTGGATATGGACCAGGAGGATCAGGCGACGCAGCAGCAGCCGCTGCCGCAGCAGGTGGATCTGGTGGACTAGGTGGATATGGTCCAGGTGGTTATGGACCCGGCGGATCAGGTGACGCAGCCGCAGCAGTAGCCGCTGCAGCAGGTGGATCAGGAGGCTCAAGAGGATATGGACCAGGCGGTTATGGACCAGGAGGATCAGGTGCCGCAGCAGCAGCTGCTGCAGCAGCAGGTGGATCTGGTGGACCAG GTGGATACGGACCAGGTGGATATGGTCCAGGTGGTTATGGACCCGGCGGATCAGGTGACGCAGCCGCAGCAGCAGCCGCTGCAGCAGGTGGATCAGGAGGTTCAGGTGGATATGGACCCGGTGGTTATGGACCAGGTGAATCAGGTGCCGCAGCAGCATCCGCTGCAGCATCGGCGATTTCGTCTCCAGCATCAACTTCTCGAATTTCTTTTGTTGCGTCAAAATTAGTGTCTGGAGGTACAGCTAATGCTTCAAATCTTTCAAATACAATTGGAACTGTAATGTCTCAAGTAAGAGCTGGTAATCCCGGAGCTTCTGAATGTGAAGTTACTATACAAGCACTCGTTGAATTGATCGCAGCTTTGATTCATATTCTTGGTTCAGCTAGCATTGGAAATGTCAACTATGGTTCTGCAGCACAATCTGCTGCAGTAGTTAGTGAATCATTCCAATCTGCATTTcactga
- the LOC107454281 gene encoding spidroin-2 isoform X1, protein MFWFSRLSLAFLLAVCLHSKFAVGNHNTPWTSNERADAFVKSFMTYAGSCGAFSQDQMEDMSSIGETMMGAMGGMKGNITPHKMQALNTAFASAVAEIAVSDASGQNVRATTDAIASALDAAFYETTGSRNPAFVNEIRTMISMFAQASGNDSATSTAAAAAAGGSGGPGGYGPGGYGPGGYGPGGSGDAASAAAAAAGGSGGSGGYGPGGYGPGGSGAAAAAAAAAAGGSGGPGGYGPGGYGPGGYGPGGSGDAAAAAAAAGGSGGSGGNGSGGYGPGGYGPGGSGDAAAAAAAAGGSGGLGGYGPGGYGPGGSGDAAAAVAAAAGGSGGSRGYGPGGYGPGGSGAAAAAAAAAGGSGGPGGYGPGGYGPGGYGPGGSGDAAAAAAAAAGGSGGSGGYGPGGYGPGESGAAAASAAASAISSPASTSRISFVASKLVSGGTANASNLSNTIGTVMSQVRAGNPGASECEVTIQALVELIAALIHILGSASIGNVNYGSAAQSAAVVSESFQSAFH, encoded by the exons ATGTTTTGGTTCAGTCGACTTTCTTTAGCTTTTTTGCTAGCTGTATGCCTTCACAGCAAGTTTGCTGTAGGGAATCACAATACACCATGGACTAGCAATGAAAGAGCTGATGcgtttgttaaaagttttatgacttATGCTGGAAGTTGTGGAGCGTTTTCGCAAGACCAAATGGAGGATATGAGTTCTATAGGAGAAACAATGATGGGAGCAATGGGCGGAATGAAAGGAAATATAACTCCCCACAAAATGCAAGCTTTAAACACAGCCTTCGCATCTGCTGTAGCAGAAATTGCCGTATCGGATGCAAGCGGTCAGAATGTTCGAGCGACTACTGATGCCATAGCAAGTGCTTTAGATGCGGCATTTTACGAAACAACAGGAAGCAGAAATCCTGCTTTTGTTAATGAAATCCGTACTATGATCAGTATGTTTGCCCAAGCATCAGGAAATGATAGTGCCACTAGTACAGCAGCCGCTGCAGCAGCAGGTGGATCAGGTGGACCAGGTGGATACGGACCAGGTGGATATGGTCCAGGTGGTTATGGACCCGGCGGATCAGGTGACGCAGCCTCAGCAGCAGCCGCTGCAGCAGGTGGATCAGGAGGCTCAGGAGGATATGGACCAGGCGGTTATGGACCAGGAGGATCAGGTGCCGCAGCAGCAGCAGCCGCTGCAGCAGCAGGTGGATCGGGTGGACCAGGGGGATACGGACCAGGAGGATATGGTCCAGGTGGTTATGGACCCGGCGGATCAGGAGACGCAGCCGCAGCTGCTGCAGCAGCAGGTGGATCAGGAGGTTCAGGAGGAAATGGATCAGGTGGTTATGGACCAGGTGGATATGGACCAGGAGGATCAGGCGACGCAGCAGCAGCCGCTGCCGCAGCAGGTGGATCTGGTGGACTAGGTGGATATGGTCCAGGTGGTTATGGACCCGGCGGATCAGGTGACGCAGCCGCAGCAGTAGCCGCTGCAGCAGGTGGATCAGGAGGCTCAAGAGGATATGGACCAGGCGGTTATGGACCAGGAGGATCAGGTGCCGCAGCAGCAGCTGCTGCAGCAGCAGGTGGATCTGGTGGACCAG GTGGATACGGACCAGGTGGATATGGTCCAGGTGGTTATGGACCCGGCGGATCAGGTGACGCAGCCGCAGCAGCAGCCGCTGCAGCAGGTGGATCAGGAGGTTCAGGTGGATATGGACCCGGTGGTTATGGACCAGGTGAATCAGGTGCCGCAGCAGCATCCGCTGCAGCATCGGCGATTTCGTCTCCAGCATCAACTTCTCGAATTTCTTTTGTTGCGTCAAAATTAGTGTCTGGAGGTACAGCTAATGCTTCAAATCTTTCAAATACAATTGGAACTGTAATGTCTCAAGTAAGAGCTGGTAATCCCGGAGCTTCTGAATGTGAAGTTACTATACAAGCACTCGTTGAATTGATCGCAGCTTTGATTCATATTCTTGGTTCAGCTAGCATTGGAAATGTCAACTATGGTTCTGCAGCACAATCTGCTGCAGTAGTTAGTGAATCATTCCAATCTGCATTTcactga